In the genome of Helicobacter kayseriensis, one region contains:
- the pth gene encoding aminoacyl-tRNA hydrolase, translated as MQKLLIVGLGNPDPQYLKNRHNIGFMVLDALASELGINFKESKNLKSLLAVSSHCILCKPLTYMNASGNAVHLVRDYYKPSDLLVIHDELEIAFGALRFKRGGGHGGHNGLKSIDASCGNEYVRARFGIGRPPKKEDVAHYVLSDFQEDPSELIEHCIKAISFFVQKGDLHQMQAIYTLKGKE; from the coding sequence ATGCAAAAACTTCTCATTGTCGGGTTAGGGAATCCTGATCCGCAATATCTTAAAAATCGCCACAATATTGGATTTATGGTTTTAGATGCTCTAGCTTCTGAGCTTGGAATAAATTTTAAAGAATCAAAAAATCTTAAATCATTGCTTGCTGTATCTTCTCATTGTATTTTGTGCAAACCTTTGACTTATATGAATGCATCAGGGAATGCTGTGCATCTGGTGAGGGATTATTATAAACCAAGTGATCTTTTGGTGATTCATGATGAATTGGAAATAGCTTTTGGTGCATTGCGCTTTAAAAGGGGGGGAGGGCATGGTGGGCACAATGGGCTAAAATCAATCGATGCATCCTGTGGCAATGAATATGTGCGTGCTAGATTTGGAATCGGACGACCACCCAAAAAGGAGGATGTGGCCCATTATGTTTTGTCTGATTTTCAAGAAGATCCTTCAGAGCTTATTGAGCATTGCATTAAGGCAATTTCTTTTTTTGTTCAAAAAGGCGATTTGCATCAAATGCAAGCCATCTATACACTTAAGGGTAAAGAGTGA
- a CDS encoding LptF/LptG family permease — protein MRAFFFIGKNYCKYVLMILIALEFFFVGADSMKYADSFPDSANLVILFFVYDAMYALNYTLPLSLVLGGIIFYITFLKSAQFSAMLALGYSKRLVIAPILWISLVLTIGYIGLNATPFVYAQEKAEAIMDKNALQNAQENIFVKYNENYIYFQKVYPLLNRAESVKVFELDGERLVSLIDAKTAFFDGEYWILDHANKVEIGEEFKKNQEVLQITQIEKLKILKNFRPKVLDTFSKDKPTVSIVDAIVSAKILISQKLDFEKVRAILYSFIVIPFFVPLTLIIIADFIPPLARYANIPLMSFGFVIMALILWGIFFSVSKLSIGGIIYPEFGILIPMGLMSMIAGYALIRLNR, from the coding sequence GTGAGAGCATTCTTTTTTATAGGAAAAAATTATTGCAAATATGTATTGATGATTTTAATCGCTTTGGAGTTTTTTTTCGTCGGAGCAGATTCGATGAAGTATGCAGATAGTTTTCCAGATTCTGCAAACTTAGTGATTTTATTTTTTGTTTATGATGCGATGTATGCGCTGAACTACACTCTTCCTTTGTCACTTGTTTTGGGCGGGATTATTTTTTATATTACTTTTTTAAAATCAGCTCAATTTTCTGCAATGCTTGCTTTAGGATATTCAAAACGCCTAGTGATTGCACCCATTTTATGGATCAGTTTGGTTTTGACGATAGGATATATTGGTCTTAATGCGACGCCTTTTGTTTATGCGCAAGAAAAAGCTGAAGCGATTATGGATAAGAATGCTTTGCAGAATGCCCAAGAAAATATATTTGTCAAATATAATGAAAACTATATTTATTTTCAAAAGGTTTATCCTCTTCTCAATCGTGCCGAATCTGTGAAGGTGTTTGAATTGGATGGAGAAAGATTAGTGTCCTTGATTGATGCAAAGACTGCTTTTTTTGATGGAGAATATTGGATTTTGGATCATGCTAATAAAGTAGAGATTGGAGAAGAGTTTAAAAAAAACCAAGAAGTGCTCCAAATCACTCAAATAGAAAAACTTAAAATTCTAAAAAATTTTCGCCCAAAGGTTTTGGATACTTTTTCAAAAGATAAACCCACTGTTTCTATTGTCGATGCCATTGTTTCTGCCAAGATTCTGATTTCGCAAAAACTTGATTTTGAAAAGGTTAGAGCAATTTTATATAGCTTTATTGTGATTCCATTTTTTGTGCCACTGACTTTGATTATTATTGCTGATTTTATTCCTCCTCTTGCACGTTATGCCAATATTCCTTTGATGAGTTTTGGTTTTGTGATTATGGCGCTTATATTATGGGGAATTTTCTTTTCTGTTTCAAAACTAAGCATAGGAGGTATTATCTACCCAGAATTTGGGATTTTGATTCCAATGGGGTTGATGAGTATGATTGCGGGCTATGCTTTGATTAGACTAAATCGATAA
- a CDS encoding glycosyltransferase yields MGNQIVQSFWYSKNKDKNFISVIEIACVASYIANHHTFHLYTYSLDDASMLFLQKVITDCPNAHLFCLKDAREIVDEDKIFFDDRGSVGIAAFSDYFRFKLLYEKGGWWVDMDTICLKPLDLQAPFAFASQRNEGGGWGATTCMLKAPPKSDFFAQILKEAQKMIQAHSKWQIILPRFSPFTLRGVLANCFIESLPLFIQTFLFGKKNGSNRVSWGIIGPSFLHHLILKNPEYSAYVCPPSCFCEIDWFYAKEFIQEIDEERLKESYVCHVWNAMWEGWNLPKDARYPEKSLIEKLKTQYVPQTFLQKLKRWEGEIDTSLREIPLPKATLPLKLARLIKRKLF; encoded by the coding sequence GTGGGAAATCAAATCGTGCAGAGTTTTTGGTATAGCAAGAATAAGGATAAAAATTTCATCAGCGTTATTGAGATTGCCTGCGTGGCTTCTTATATAGCCAATCATCATACATTTCACCTCTATACTTATTCTTTAGATGATGCTTCGATGCTCTTTTTGCAAAAGGTGATTACTGATTGTCCCAATGCGCATTTATTTTGTTTAAAAGATGCAAGAGAAATTGTAGATGAAGATAAGATCTTCTTCGACGATCGCGGCAGTGTGGGGATCGCTGCTTTTAGTGATTATTTTCGCTTTAAGCTTCTTTATGAGAAGGGAGGATGGTGGGTAGATATGGATACGATTTGTCTAAAACCTCTTGATCTTCAAGCTCCCTTTGCTTTTGCATCTCAAAGAAATGAGGGTGGGGGATGGGGAGCGACAACTTGTATGCTAAAAGCTCCTCCAAAATCTGATTTTTTTGCACAGATTCTCAAAGAAGCACAAAAGATGATTCAGGCTCATTCAAAGTGGCAAATCATTCTTCCACGATTCTCTCCATTTACATTGCGTGGTGTGTTAGCTAACTGTTTTATTGAATCCTTGCCTCTCTTTATTCAAACTTTTTTATTTGGCAAAAAGAATGGGAGCAATAGGGTGTCTTGGGGGATCATTGGTCCATCATTTTTGCATCATTTGATTTTGAAAAATCCTGAATATTCTGCTTATGTTTGTCCACCGAGTTGTTTTTGTGAGATTGATTGGTTTTATGCGAAAGAATTTATTCAAGAAATAGATGAAGAAAGGCTCAAAGAGAGCTATGTGTGCCATGTTTGGAATGCAATGTGGGAGGGATGGAACTTACCCAAAGATGCACGCTATCCAGAAAAAAGTCTAATCGAAAAGCTCAAAACTCAATATGTTCCACAAACATTTTTGCAGAAATTGAAAAGATGGGAAGGTGAGATTGATACCTCCTTGAGGGAGATCCCTCTACCTAAGGCAACGCTTCCTTTGAAGCTAGCTAGACTGATCAAAAGAAAGCTATTTTAG